From a single Aquarana catesbeiana isolate 2022-GZ linkage group LG09, ASM4218655v1, whole genome shotgun sequence genomic region:
- the LOC141108884 gene encoding olfactory receptor 1L4-like, which yields MDLKNQTVQGFTLLGLSEKPHFRLPLFSFFMVAYVLCVLGNCLIFMLILTQSQLRTPMYFLLGNLSVVDICMTSITIPRALCSLLTQNMAISFHSCFVQLFLFHAVGNMDSFLLAIMALDRYAAVCQPLHYTTMMSNRTCIGLVTSSWAVVTLHSTLFTVMTSTLPYCNWVIHHYFCDVPAMLLLSCKDTYAQQMTVFIEGSLIVMGPMLFILGSYILIIRDIMKLRTSKSRIRTFSTCSSHLTVVILFYSSIIFMYFRPSALYSVTYDQVISVVYSVITPMFNPFIYSLRNKEVKGAMKKVTQCCRDESLKWTQEKKLED from the coding sequence ATGGATTTGAAGAATCAAACGGTCCAGGGCTTCACTCTGCTGGGCCTTTCAGAGAAACCCCACTTTAGACTGCCTCTGTTTTCCTTTTTCATGGTAGCTTACGTTCTCTGTGTTTTGGGCAACTGTCTTATTTTCATGCTCATCTTGACCCAATCTCAGCTCCGTACCCCAATGTACTTTTTGCTGGGGAACCTTTCTGTTGTTGATATTTGCATGACCTCTATCACCATCCCTCGGGCTCTTTGTAGCCTCCTAACTCAAAATATGGCCATCTCATTTCATAGTTGTTTTGTGCAGCTCTTCCTCTTCCATGCAGTTGGTAATATGGACAGCTTTCTACTGGCCATCATGGCCTTGGATCGGTATGCTGCTGTTTGCCAACCATTGCATTACACAACCATGATGAGCAATAGGACATGCATTGGTTTGGTGACTTCTTCGTGGGCTGTCGTTACTTTACATTCCACCCTGTTCACAGTCATGACATCGACTCTTCCCTACTGCAATTGGGTTATCCATCACTATTTTTGTGATGTTCCAGCCATGTTGCTGCTGTCTTGCAAAGACACTTATGCTCAGCAAATGACTGTCTTCATTGAAGGGTCTTTAATTGTCATGGGCCCCATGTTGTTTATCTTGGGCTCCTACATTCTCATCATAAGAGATATTATGAAGCTGCGGACCTCCAAAAGCAGAATAAGGACCTTCTCTACTTGTTCCTCTCACTTAACTGTGGTCATCCTTTTCTACAGCTCCATCATATTCATGTACTTTCGCCCAAGTGCCCTCTACTCTGTAACCTATGATCAGGTCATCAGTGTGGTCTACAGTGTCATCACACCAATGTTCAACCCATTTATATACAGTCTAAGGAATAAGGAGGTTAAAGGAGCGATGAAGAAGGTCACACAATGCTGCAGGGATGAAAGTCTAAAATGGActcaagaaaaaaaattagaagaCTAG